The Thermoplasmata archaeon genome has a window encoding:
- a CDS encoding S6e family ribosomal protein: protein MVEYKVVVSEGSTSYARTVADPQSAGFLGKRIGETVGGELVGAPGYAFRLTGGTDRSGFALRSDVPGGRQLRLYVGDGFGFQAPRHGMHRRRTFRGNTISEETVQVNLVVEQKGPKPLSELFVPVAAPTS from the coding sequence ATGGTCGAGTACAAGGTCGTCGTCTCTGAGGGGAGCACATCGTACGCGCGTACGGTGGCCGACCCCCAGTCCGCCGGTTTCCTCGGAAAGCGCATCGGGGAGACGGTCGGAGGGGAGCTCGTGGGGGCCCCGGGATACGCCTTCCGGCTCACGGGAGGGACGGATCGCAGCGGTTTCGCACTCCGCTCGGATGTTCCCGGAGGCCGACAGCTGCGCCTGTACGTCGGTGACGGATTCGGCTTCCAAGCGCCGCGGCACGGGATGCACCGCCGGCGCACGTTCCGCGGGAACACGATCAGCGAGGAGACCGTCCAGGTCAACCTCGTGGTCGAGCAGAAGGGGCCGAAGCCGCTCTCGGAGCTGTTCGTTCCGGTGGCGGCCCCGACGTCATGA
- a CDS encoding translation initiation factor IF-2 subunit gamma: MKVPRQPEVNIGLVGHVDHGKTTLTQTLTGEWTDRHSEELKRGISIKLGYADAAFYRCSNCAPPAGFSVTPICTTCGGEAKFLRAVSFVDAPGHETLMATMLSGAALMDGALLLIAANEPVPQPQTREHLYALDIIGVHKVVVVQNKIDLLSSEKALENYQQIRQFLQGTPLASAPVVPISANHKVNIDALIATIEETIPTPPRDLSKPPLMYVARSFDVNRPGTLPKDLRGGILGGSLVQGHLKVGEDIEIRPGFSSAPGVTTESLHTRITSLISGGQEWDELRPGGLAAIGTTLDPSLTKGDGLTGRLVGAAGTLPPVSQKIRLKATLLDRVLGAERETKVEKIRTNETLAVTVGTTIASGKVTSARGDEVELSLGRAVTVFPQSRVAISRRISAWRLIGYGIVEGPAK, from the coding sequence ATGAAGGTACCTCGACAACCCGAAGTCAACATCGGTCTGGTCGGCCACGTTGACCACGGGAAGACCACGCTTACCCAGACGCTCACGGGGGAGTGGACCGATCGCCACTCCGAGGAGCTCAAGCGTGGGATTTCCATCAAGCTCGGCTACGCGGACGCCGCATTCTATCGATGCTCGAACTGCGCCCCACCCGCGGGGTTCTCCGTAACCCCCATCTGCACGACGTGCGGCGGCGAGGCGAAGTTCCTGCGGGCGGTCTCCTTCGTGGACGCCCCGGGCCACGAGACCCTGATGGCGACGATGCTCTCCGGAGCGGCACTGATGGACGGGGCGCTCCTCCTCATCGCGGCGAACGAGCCGGTCCCCCAGCCCCAGACGCGCGAGCATCTCTACGCCCTCGACATCATCGGCGTGCACAAGGTGGTCGTGGTCCAGAACAAGATCGATCTCCTTTCCTCGGAGAAGGCCCTCGAGAACTACCAGCAGATCCGCCAGTTCCTGCAGGGAACCCCGCTCGCTTCCGCGCCCGTGGTTCCGATCAGCGCGAACCACAAGGTCAACATCGACGCCCTGATCGCCACGATCGAGGAAACGATCCCGACCCCTCCCCGCGACCTCTCCAAGCCTCCGCTGATGTACGTGGCACGCTCCTTCGACGTGAACCGGCCCGGCACGCTCCCCAAGGACCTCCGCGGCGGGATCCTTGGCGGATCGCTCGTGCAGGGGCACCTGAAGGTCGGAGAGGACATCGAGATCCGGCCGGGATTCTCGAGCGCCCCCGGGGTCACGACCGAATCGCTCCACACCCGGATCACCTCGCTCATCTCCGGCGGGCAGGAGTGGGACGAGCTGCGCCCCGGAGGGCTCGCGGCGATCGGAACGACCCTCGACCCCTCGCTGACAAAGGGGGACGGGCTCACCGGTCGCCTCGTAGGCGCGGCGGGCACGCTGCCTCCCGTCAGCCAGAAGATCCGCCTGAAGGCAACCCTGCTCGACCGGGTCCTTGGCGCGGAACGGGAGACGAAGGTCGAGAAGATCCGAACCAACGAGACGCTCGCGGTGACCGTCGGCACCACCATCGCCTCGGGAAAGGTCACGAGCGCTCGTGGGGACGAGGTCGAGCTGAGCCTCGGCCGGGCCGTCACGGTCTTCCCGCAGAGCCGCGTCGCCATCTCGCGGCGGATCAGCGCCTGGCGCCTGATCGGCTACGGGATCGTGGAGGGACCGGCAAAATGA
- a CDS encoding S26 family signal peptidase, whose product MARTPASSDLDEDDLIIDDEEEEPKRSPRHPKSSRPTNVRRTRPRPIRGWKVSGARAEPPTDRESEGYYRTGRRGKPSPTWRARDSLYFAPLVALAIIILLLVGVFGYTQNWPPVYVVESSSMQHGGSDQVGLINAGDLVLAQKIPVPQVVTYMVGMGRGYSTYGEYGDVILYSPNGQGGTPIIHRPLVYLDWNATSARFSIPELQGLACGSNPNASWSTSGTLGGCAWNDLPNGTVLNLYRIGWQPATVSVTLGSATSGAHSGFLTMGDNNFDCAASPCRGEPDQGPAAISQIVEPGWVIGVARGMLPWVGSVKLLIDGNAGSVPAQSWQFLGITIAALVGAAFAIHYAGRYVRPMDPRRAVEQEAREDEAAEEEGSEDRGKHFWSRLSFRRPNEDDEEDIDRPAPRRKLRGGGRPKPTVRRPSKTHTAKQKDDRL is encoded by the coding sequence ATGGCCCGGACCCCTGCCTCGTCCGACCTCGACGAGGACGACCTGATAATCGACGACGAGGAGGAGGAGCCGAAGCGATCTCCCCGGCATCCGAAGTCCTCCCGTCCGACCAACGTCCGTCGGACGAGGCCACGGCCCATCCGGGGGTGGAAGGTGTCCGGGGCCAGGGCCGAGCCCCCCACCGACCGAGAGTCGGAGGGGTACTATCGCACGGGAAGGCGGGGCAAGCCGTCCCCGACATGGCGGGCCCGGGATTCGCTGTACTTCGCGCCCCTGGTCGCCCTCGCGATCATCATCCTCCTCCTCGTCGGCGTGTTCGGCTACACCCAGAACTGGCCCCCGGTGTACGTCGTCGAATCGAGCAGCATGCAGCACGGAGGGTCCGACCAGGTCGGGCTGATCAACGCGGGCGATCTCGTGCTCGCCCAGAAGATCCCCGTGCCCCAGGTCGTCACCTACATGGTTGGGATGGGGCGGGGGTACTCGACGTACGGCGAATACGGGGACGTCATCCTCTACTCTCCCAACGGTCAAGGCGGCACGCCCATCATCCATCGTCCGCTCGTCTATCTCGATTGGAACGCGACGAGTGCGAGGTTCTCCATCCCGGAGCTCCAGGGGCTCGCGTGTGGCTCGAATCCCAACGCGAGCTGGTCCACCTCGGGGACCCTGGGGGGCTGCGCTTGGAACGATCTTCCGAACGGTACCGTGCTCAACCTCTACCGGATCGGATGGCAGCCCGCCACCGTCAGCGTGACCCTCGGTTCTGCGACCTCCGGGGCCCACTCCGGCTTCCTGACGATGGGGGACAACAACTTCGACTGCGCCGCTTCCCCATGCCGGGGAGAGCCCGACCAGGGCCCGGCCGCGATCAGCCAGATCGTCGAGCCCGGTTGGGTGATCGGCGTCGCGCGCGGCATGCTCCCCTGGGTCGGATCCGTCAAGTTGCTGATCGATGGAAACGCGGGATCGGTCCCCGCGCAGTCCTGGCAGTTCCTGGGGATCACGATCGCCGCACTGGTCGGGGCCGCCTTCGCTATCCATTACGCCGGTCGCTACGTCCGCCCGATGGACCCGCGGCGCGCAGTCGAACAGGAGGCCCGAGAGGATGAGGCGGCGGAGGAAGAGGGATCCGAGGACCGGGGGAAGCACTTCTGGAGCCGACTGTCGTTCCGACGTCCGAACGAGGACGACGAGGAGGACATCGACCGTCCCGCTCCCCGACGCAAGCTGAGGGGAGGCGGACGGCCGAAGCCGACCGTCCGGCGCCCATCAAAGACGCACACGGCCAAGCAGAAGGACGACCGATTGTAG
- a CDS encoding methytransferase partner Trm112, producing the protein MKADLMQILCCPVCRGELTLTSRRTEGVEIIDGTLTCPKCRIDYPIEDGIPDLLPPEDRE; encoded by the coding sequence ATGAAGGCGGACCTGATGCAGATCCTCTGCTGCCCCGTGTGCCGGGGCGAGCTCACCCTCACCTCTCGTCGGACCGAGGGGGTCGAGATCATCGACGGCACGCTGACCTGCCCGAAGTGCCGCATCGATTACCCCATCGAAGACGGGATCCCCGACCTGTTGCCTCCCGAAGACCGGGAGTGA
- the prs gene encoding ribose-phosphate diphosphokinase, whose amino-acid sequence MHVIGGTASTDLAEKISRELGNAPFAVPFTKRFPDGELYLRVGGRFDGEDVVIVQSTRSDEDLLELLLLQDAVREGGALRTFIVIPYFGYARQDRRFFPGEPISARALARHVELDADALVMVDLHSPQTLSHFSKPVYEASGIPAIARLLRERPVDYLVSPDKGGIERVRRLGEILQLPWFALEKKRIDSEHVELRLPAQAPAELAGKHIAILDDVISTGGTIVEAAKLLHRNDVGAITAACTHGLFLRDAFERIKAVTNEIYATDTLQNGAEKVSVAPDVAQILVRNIGAT is encoded by the coding sequence ATGCACGTCATCGGAGGCACCGCATCGACCGATCTCGCCGAGAAAATCTCGCGTGAACTCGGCAACGCGCCGTTTGCGGTGCCGTTCACCAAGCGGTTCCCGGACGGCGAGCTCTACCTGCGGGTCGGTGGTCGGTTCGACGGCGAGGACGTGGTCATCGTGCAGTCCACCCGAAGCGATGAGGACCTGCTCGAACTCCTTCTGCTCCAGGACGCCGTCCGGGAGGGCGGGGCGCTCCGTACGTTCATCGTGATCCCCTACTTCGGGTACGCCCGACAGGATCGGCGCTTCTTCCCCGGGGAACCCATCAGCGCTCGGGCGCTCGCCCGGCATGTCGAGCTCGACGCGGATGCGCTGGTGATGGTCGATCTCCATTCCCCCCAGACACTCTCGCACTTCTCCAAACCCGTGTACGAAGCGAGCGGCATCCCCGCGATCGCGCGCCTGTTGCGCGAACGACCCGTCGATTACCTCGTCTCTCCGGACAAAGGCGGCATCGAGCGCGTCCGCCGCCTCGGGGAGATCCTCCAACTGCCGTGGTTCGCTCTGGAGAAGAAGCGGATCGACAGCGAGCACGTCGAGCTGAGGCTCCCGGCCCAGGCCCCCGCCGAGCTCGCGGGCAAGCACATCGCCATCCTCGACGACGTTATCTCGACGGGAGGGACAATCGTCGAAGCCGCCAAACTCCTCCACCGGAACGACGTCGGGGCCATCACCGCGGCCTGCACCCACGGGCTGTTCCTTCGAGATGCCTTCGAACGCATCAAGGCCGTCACGAACGAGATCTACGCCACCGACACCCTTCAGAACGGCGCGGAGAAGGTCTCGGTCGCTCCGG